One genomic region from Flagellimonas oceani encodes:
- the istB gene encoding IS21-like element helper ATPase IstB: protein MNKKTMQLMKEMRFFGMHRAFATTMETGGADTDYTNDELIAYLIQSEWDDRHNRRIERLTKSARFRYMAVMEAIDYRPSRQLDKNLVRRLGSCDFIPKRENILITGSTGVGKSYLASAIGHQACSLGRKVMYFNTAKLFTLLKTSKADGSYPKQINKLEKQDLLILDDFGLKPLDNINRHALMEIIEDRHGKRSTIIASQLPVEVWHDIIGEKTLADAILDRLVHTAHRIDIKGESMRRKLKNKN, encoded by the coding sequence ATGAACAAAAAAACAATGCAATTGATGAAAGAAATGAGGTTCTTTGGAATGCACAGGGCCTTTGCAACAACAATGGAAACCGGAGGTGCCGATACCGACTATACCAATGACGAACTCATTGCCTATCTCATCCAGAGCGAATGGGACGACCGCCACAACCGTAGGATAGAGCGATTGACCAAGTCCGCAAGGTTCAGGTATATGGCCGTCATGGAAGCTATCGACTACCGACCGTCACGCCAACTGGACAAGAACCTGGTCCGGCGACTAGGCTCTTGCGACTTCATCCCAAAAAGGGAGAACATACTTATTACAGGTAGTACCGGTGTGGGAAAAAGTTATCTGGCCTCGGCCATTGGCCACCAGGCCTGCTCCTTGGGGCGAAAGGTCATGTACTTCAACACCGCCAAGCTCTTTACCCTGCTCAAGACATCAAAGGCCGACGGTTCCTATCCAAAACAGATAAACAAACTTGAAAAACAGGACTTGCTCATCTTGGACGACTTCGGCCTTAAACCATTGGACAACATCAACAGGCATGCGCTTATGGAGATCATCGAGGACCGTCACGGCAAAAGGTCCACTATTATAGCATCACAACTACCAGTCGAAGTATGGCATGACATCATAGGTGAAAAAACACTGGCCGATGCCATCCTCGACCGTTTGGTGCACACGGCACACAGAATCGACATAAAAGGAGAATCAATGAGAAGAAAATTGAAAAATAAAAACTAA
- a CDS encoding Mu transposase domain-containing protein — translation MYFGKDKHYYSVSYRHIGKQVKLVYTDSIVEIYHKHERFAVHTRNRKKYGYTTLADHMPSHHRFVSEWSSERFIDWAGNIGEYCKGYIIAILEKKQHPEQSYKSCLGVLHLAKKYGRERLDGACRRASEYGAYNYNMVERILKKGWDQIDDHNDEGTKMPEHKNIRGGKYYE, via the coding sequence ATCTATTTCGGGAAGGACAAGCATTATTACAGCGTGTCCTACAGACATATAGGCAAACAGGTCAAGCTGGTCTATACCGACAGTATCGTCGAGATCTACCATAAGCACGAAAGGTTCGCCGTACATACAAGGAACAGGAAAAAATACGGATATACCACCTTGGCCGACCATATGCCATCGCACCATCGTTTCGTAAGCGAGTGGAGCAGCGAAAGGTTCATCGATTGGGCGGGCAATATCGGCGAATACTGTAAAGGGTACATCATTGCCATCCTGGAAAAAAAGCAGCACCCCGAGCAATCCTACAAATCCTGCCTCGGCGTGCTCCACCTTGCCAAAAAGTACGGAAGGGAACGTCTTGACGGTGCCTGTAGGCGTGCCTCGGAATATGGGGCGTACAATTACAATATGGTAGAGCGCATCCTCAAAAAGGGATGGGACCAGATCGATGACCATAATGATGAAGGAACGAAAATGCCCGAACACAAGAACATAAGGGGCGGAAAATACTATGAATAA
- a CDS encoding M1 family metallopeptidase — translation MKRNILPYMSLLMIVAACEPPKKSDVLEAGIPLKMAEYRVGQVSDVVYGLSFDIPAEKERPISSTLKLDVNIHDLSRPLYLDFNADASLLKTIHVNGQKQEIVHQKEHIVVSANLQEGSNTIEITFNAGELSLNRNEDYLYTLLVPDRASTMFPCFDQPNIKARYALEVTAPKDWKVVCGAPLKKQMQKEGKTQHLFEESDPMSTYLFSMVAGKFESVTENPGLFDMTLLYRETDSAKIGFSIPKIFELHQRSIDFLKNYTLYEFPFKKLDYAAIPGFQYGGMEHVGAIQYRQSSIFLDESATERRLMGSAKLIAHEISHMWFGDMVTMDWFNDVWMKEVFANFMADKIINPTFPEINHKLQFMISHYRGAYGEDRTRGTNPIRQKLDNLKNAGSLYGSIIYNKAPIMMRQLEATIGEKAFREGIRQYIKTYAYENATWNDLVGILDKTTDKDLKSWSEVWVNQSGRPVLSEQIDYADGKITKFTISQRAEDGSDKLWPQSFELALVYHDSIRIIPVNISDKTVDVALAIGLPEPETIIYNSNAFGYGVFPLDTDNLKIIPKLGDEVARGYAYLNAYENVLTGKIAPRKVFDLYIDAILKEENEFVHGMVSAEASQLFWNFFTEQQRAEMQPSVESLLWKELLSDNYGANIKKNIFDLWKGLAYSEQGKERLYAIWGKNVKIPDLKLNQDDYTDMAMSLALYDHKQSPKILETAKKQLDNPDKVKRFEFLLPALSSDVAVRDSFFISFKNPKNREKESWVGTANGYIHHPLRQKTAIKHLPLALELLEEIQRTGDIFFPKRWLSSTVGQYQSKEAQEMVEEYLKHHPDLEPSLKGKLLQATDDLYRFVNM, via the coding sequence ATGAAAAGGAATATACTGCCCTACATGAGCCTATTGATGATTGTAGCTGCCTGTGAGCCACCAAAGAAATCAGATGTATTGGAGGCGGGGATACCACTTAAGATGGCGGAGTACAGAGTAGGCCAAGTGTCCGATGTAGTATATGGGCTGTCCTTCGACATTCCTGCTGAAAAGGAGCGCCCAATTTCTTCCACATTAAAATTGGATGTAAATATCCACGATCTTTCGAGACCGTTGTATCTTGATTTCAATGCTGATGCCTCACTTTTAAAAACCATACATGTAAATGGGCAAAAGCAAGAAATTGTACATCAAAAAGAACATATTGTTGTTTCCGCAAACCTTCAGGAGGGATCCAATACCATAGAAATAACTTTCAATGCGGGAGAGCTGTCCCTTAACCGGAACGAGGACTACCTGTACACCCTTTTGGTGCCCGATCGTGCCAGCACCATGTTCCCCTGTTTTGATCAACCTAACATCAAGGCCCGGTATGCTTTGGAGGTAACCGCTCCTAAAGATTGGAAAGTGGTGTGCGGAGCACCCTTGAAGAAACAGATGCAAAAAGAGGGCAAAACGCAACACTTGTTCGAGGAGAGCGACCCCATGAGCACTTACTTGTTTTCCATGGTGGCCGGTAAATTTGAATCGGTCACAGAAAACCCCGGATTGTTTGATATGACCTTGCTCTACCGTGAGACCGATTCGGCAAAAATAGGGTTCAGTATTCCCAAAATATTTGAATTGCACCAACGGTCCATCGATTTTTTGAAGAACTACACCCTTTACGAATTCCCATTCAAAAAATTGGACTATGCGGCCATTCCAGGATTTCAATATGGGGGCATGGAACATGTTGGCGCCATTCAATACCGCCAATCATCCATTTTTTTGGATGAGAGTGCCACGGAACGCCGCCTTATGGGCAGTGCCAAACTTATTGCCCATGAGATCTCCCATATGTGGTTCGGGGATATGGTGACCATGGATTGGTTCAACGATGTATGGATGAAGGAGGTGTTTGCCAATTTTATGGCCGATAAGATCATCAACCCGACCTTTCCGGAAATCAACCATAAATTGCAATTTATGATTTCCCATTACCGTGGAGCCTACGGTGAGGATAGGACGAGGGGAACCAATCCCATCCGACAGAAATTGGACAATCTAAAAAATGCAGGCAGCCTCTACGGGAGCATCATATACAACAAAGCGCCGATCATGATGCGGCAGCTCGAAGCTACAATTGGGGAAAAGGCCTTCCGAGAAGGAATACGGCAATATATAAAAACCTATGCCTATGAAAATGCCACATGGAACGATCTCGTGGGCATTTTGGATAAGACCACCGACAAAGACCTAAAAAGCTGGAGCGAGGTTTGGGTAAACCAGTCGGGTAGACCGGTTTTATCGGAACAAATTGATTATGCAGACGGAAAAATAACAAAGTTCACAATTTCGCAACGGGCCGAGGACGGAAGCGACAAATTATGGCCGCAATCTTTTGAACTGGCCTTGGTATATCACGATAGTATTAGAATAATTCCTGTGAACATCTCGGATAAAACCGTGGATGTTGCGCTTGCGATCGGGTTGCCCGAACCGGAAACCATTATTTACAATTCCAACGCTTTTGGGTACGGTGTTTTTCCTTTGGATACCGATAATTTAAAGATAATACCGAAGCTTGGGGATGAAGTGGCCCGTGGTTATGCCTATTTGAATGCCTACGAGAACGTTTTGACAGGAAAGATTGCACCACGTAAAGTTTTTGATCTATATATTGATGCGATCCTAAAAGAGGAAAACGAATTTGTACACGGAATGGTAAGTGCAGAGGCGAGCCAATTGTTTTGGAATTTCTTCACCGAACAACAAAGAGCCGAGATGCAACCCTCGGTAGAAAGTCTGCTTTGGAAAGAACTGCTATCGGACAATTATGGGGCAAACATCAAGAAGAATATTTTTGACCTTTGGAAAGGTTTGGCCTATTCCGAACAAGGAAAGGAGAGACTTTATGCCATTTGGGGCAAGAACGTTAAAATACCTGATTTAAAGCTTAATCAGGACGATTATACGGATATGGCCATGTCGCTAGCCCTGTACGATCACAAACAGTCGCCCAAAATTTTGGAAACGGCAAAAAAGCAATTGGACAACCCGGACAAGGTAAAGCGCTTTGAATTTTTGTTGCCGGCACTATCTTCGGATGTTGCTGTGAGGGATAGTTTCTTTATATCTTTCAAGAATCCCAAAAACAGGGAGAAAGAATCTTGGGTAGGTACCGCTAATGGGTATATCCACCATCCATTAAGGCAGAAAACAGCAATCAAGCATTTACCGTTGGCTTTGGAACTATTGGAAGAAATACAAAGGACAGGAGATATTTTCTTTCCCAAAAGATGGTTGTCCTCCACGGTTGGCCAATATCAGTCCAAAGAGGCCCAGGAGATGGTAGAGGAATATTTGAAACATCATCCGGACCTTGAACCTTCATTAAAGGGAAAACTCTTGCAAGCTACCGATGATCTCTATCGATTTGTAAATATGTAG
- a CDS encoding site-specific integrase, whose protein sequence is MATVKIVLRKNYQKKDGTFPIALRITKDRKSKFLFTGEYILEKDWDQTKGLAKKSHPNSSRLNNMLLKKITEAHDMALEIESSEKKQSVATITKKIVGEDKYDFFKVSEVFLANLLKRKKFNQQYNQEKRLEIFKTYLGRKELSFTDLDVTLLKRFEAYLLYERKVAPRTAINYLMLIRTIYNFARKEYHVDDRNYPFGKGKIQIKFPESEKIGLNKEEVQLLETADNLTKAQLHAVYVWLTSFYFAGVRVADVIKLKWSDFKDNRLYYRMGKNRKLVSLVVPDKTKEILKYFEAQKRGKDDLVFPFLKGTNLKDDKRVATRVKTVTRNLNRRLQIVGEKLGIEKKLSMHIARHSFGNISGDKIPIQMLQKLYRHSSITTTVNYQSNFMHKETDDALEKVVNF, encoded by the coding sequence ATGGCGACTGTAAAGATAGTATTACGCAAGAATTATCAGAAGAAGGACGGGACTTTCCCAATTGCCCTACGAATAACAAAAGATAGAAAGTCCAAGTTCCTTTTTACAGGTGAGTACATTCTTGAAAAGGATTGGGACCAAACAAAGGGGTTGGCTAAAAAAAGTCATCCTAATTCTTCACGCCTTAATAACATGCTTTTGAAAAAGATTACTGAAGCGCATGACATGGCTTTGGAAATTGAATCAAGCGAAAAAAAGCAATCTGTAGCTACAATCACTAAAAAGATTGTGGGAGAGGATAAATATGATTTTTTCAAAGTAAGTGAGGTTTTTTTGGCGAATCTCCTAAAAAGAAAAAAGTTCAATCAACAATACAATCAAGAAAAGAGGTTGGAGATTTTTAAAACTTATTTAGGGCGAAAAGAGCTTTCCTTTACCGATTTGGACGTCACCTTATTGAAAAGGTTCGAGGCATATCTTCTTTATGAACGAAAAGTCGCTCCAAGAACGGCGATAAACTATTTAATGCTTATCCGCACCATTTATAATTTTGCCCGAAAGGAATATCATGTTGATGATAGGAACTACCCATTTGGAAAAGGTAAAATACAGATTAAGTTTCCTGAAAGCGAAAAAATCGGATTGAACAAGGAAGAGGTTCAATTACTTGAAACCGCAGACAATTTGACAAAAGCACAGCTTCATGCGGTGTACGTATGGCTAACGAGCTTTTACTTTGCGGGTGTTCGGGTTGCTGATGTCATAAAACTAAAATGGTCCGACTTTAAAGATAATCGCTTATATTATCGTATGGGGAAGAACAGGAAACTTGTCTCATTGGTCGTTCCCGATAAGACCAAAGAAATTCTTAAGTATTTTGAGGCTCAAAAGAGGGGGAAGGATGATTTGGTTTTTCCTTTTTTAAAAGGCACCAATTTGAAAGATGACAAAAGAGTAGCAACTAGGGTTAAAACCGTAACCCGAAATTTAAACCGGCGATTGCAAATCGTTGGAGAAAAACTGGGTATTGAGAAAAAACTATCTATGCATATAGCCCGTCATAGCTTTGGAAACATTTCTGGCGATAAAATACCTATTCAAATGCTTCAAAAACTGTATCGTCATTCTTCGATTACAACAACGGTTAACTATCAATCGAATTTCATGCACAAAGAAACCGATGATGCCTTAGAAAAGGTAGTAAACTTTTAA
- a CDS encoding helix-turn-helix domain-containing protein has translation MQVVCLQEEAFYALFDKVVEYLEQKRADKPEKWIDGEEAMFHLKIKSTTTLQKLRDEGKIRFSQPQKKVILYDRDSINEYIEAHVRETF, from the coding sequence ATGCAAGTAGTTTGCCTACAAGAAGAAGCTTTCTATGCCTTGTTTGACAAGGTAGTGGAATATTTAGAGCAAAAAAGAGCTGATAAGCCAGAAAAATGGATTGACGGCGAGGAAGCAATGTTTCATCTCAAAATAAAATCCACCACCACTTTGCAAAAACTGCGGGACGAGGGTAAAATCAGGTTTTCCCAACCTCAAAAGAAAGTAATTCTGTACGATCGGGATTCTATTAATGAATATATCGAGGCACACGTTCGTGAAACTTTTTAG
- a CDS encoding nucleotidyltransferase — protein MAKYNEQTLTNWTKPPSDTEQSKLERSERMVREAISSDETLKSKFTETFGQGSYANNTNVRLNSDIDINVRYTGGFYFNLPAETEEKDVGIDSLPPTGYTYSEFKNDVENALVAKFGRSDVIRKDKCITIIGNTSRIETDVVPTWNYRRYSKDGSYVLGAKFWSDSSKAVINYPKQHIENGIVKNSNTYRRFKRLTRLHRKLRYNMLEDGEKVSDNITSFLLECLVWNVPNRIMNNYDTWTERLKQSIIYLYENTKEDDSCNEWGEVSELLYLIRPSRKWSRKDINEYMVQLWNYLEF, from the coding sequence ATGGCAAAATACAATGAACAAACTTTAACAAATTGGACTAAACCACCAAGTGATACTGAACAAAGTAAACTTGAGCGGTCTGAAAGAATGGTTAGAGAAGCAATAAGTTCGGATGAAACCCTTAAATCCAAATTTACAGAAACTTTTGGTCAAGGTTCTTATGCAAATAACACAAATGTTAGACTAAATAGCGACATTGACATAAATGTTAGATATACAGGTGGATTTTATTTCAATTTGCCAGCGGAAACTGAAGAAAAAGATGTTGGAATTGATTCTTTACCACCTACTGGGTATACTTACTCTGAGTTTAAAAATGATGTGGAAAATGCACTTGTAGCAAAATTTGGACGAAGCGATGTAATTCGAAAAGATAAGTGCATAACTATAATTGGTAATACGAGTAGAATCGAGACGGATGTTGTTCCTACTTGGAATTACCGCAGATATTCTAAAGATGGAAGTTATGTGCTTGGTGCTAAGTTTTGGTCAGACTCTTCAAAAGCCGTTATTAACTACCCAAAGCAACATATTGAAAACGGAATCGTCAAAAACAGTAACACTTATCGAAGATTCAAAAGGTTAACACGTTTGCATAGAAAACTTCGATATAATATGCTCGAAGATGGAGAAAAGGTAAGTGACAATATCACCTCATTTTTATTAGAATGTTTAGTTTGGAATGTACCAAATAGAATAATGAATAATTATGATACTTGGACTGAAAGATTAAAGCAATCAATTATCTATCTATACGAGAACACAAAAGAAGATGATAGTTGTAATGAATGGGGAGAAGTTTCGGAATTGCTTTATCTGATTCGACCAAGTAGAAAATGGTCAAGAAAGGATATTAATGAATATATGGTTCAACTTTGGAATTATTTAGAGTTTTAA
- the istA gene encoding IS21 family transposase, with protein sequence MFVCILGSSQYTYVEACASQKLEDFIRCTENSLWFYGGVPKALVPDNLKSAVTKSSRYEPKVNEVFADFAEHYETAVLPTRTYRPRDKAIVENAVKIIYTRVFAPLRNQVFHSITDLNMAIRELLEKHNAMSFRGREYSRRSLFMEIEKGELMPLPETL encoded by the coding sequence GTGTTCGTTTGCATACTGGGTAGCAGCCAATACACTTATGTAGAGGCCTGTGCAAGCCAAAAACTGGAGGACTTCATCCGCTGCACCGAGAACTCCCTATGGTTCTACGGCGGCGTACCAAAGGCCCTGGTGCCCGACAACCTGAAGTCGGCGGTTACCAAGAGCAGCCGTTACGAGCCCAAGGTCAACGAGGTGTTCGCCGACTTTGCCGAACACTACGAAACGGCGGTACTGCCCACACGTACCTATAGGCCAAGGGACAAGGCCATAGTGGAGAACGCCGTGAAGATAATCTACACCAGGGTGTTCGCCCCTTTACGCAACCAGGTATTCCACAGCATAACGGATCTCAACATGGCGATAAGGGAACTGTTGGAAAAACACAATGCAATGTCGTTCAGGGGAAGGGAATATTCCAGGCGTTCGCTTTTCATGGAAATCGAGAAGGGAGAACTGATGCCCCTGCCAGAAACGCTATGA
- a CDS encoding DUF6660 family protein, with the protein MKFLTIILSFYFLALNVVPCGDSGKAKDDAQVVSVMDYDGNHDQDCELCSPFCQCHCCHVHTIDFDIAEFQPLQSVISQENFAHFDSLGKDFALSLYQPPQV; encoded by the coding sequence GTGAAATTTTTAACAATCATATTGTCCTTTTACTTTTTGGCGCTCAATGTAGTGCCCTGTGGCGATTCGGGCAAAGCTAAAGATGACGCCCAGGTCGTTTCGGTAATGGACTATGATGGCAATCACGACCAAGATTGTGAGCTGTGTTCACCATTCTGCCAGTGCCATTGTTGCCACGTGCATACAATTGATTTTGATATAGCCGAATTTCAACCGCTTCAATCCGTGATTTCTCAAGAAAACTTTGCCCATTTTGATAGCCTTGGCAAAGATTTTGCCCTTTCCCTTTACCAACCCCCTCAAGTATAA
- a CDS encoding tyrosine-type recombinase/integrase gives MKQQRITTGAANQVEVASINPKLQELKDFLLVSYNEHFANGGVFNKDWLDRIVAKFNNRPFDESENKEIYFVPFVSNYIEESKNRLNPNTGRLIDHKTIQKYQTTLKRLEEFQNKEGVILKLWDIDLEFHTAFLKFLRIDGNYSNTTCNKYISQVKGFCREAKSMGLKVSPEVEHRDFTVRREKPIDVYLNEREIESIFNADFKGNDRLNNVRQLMIIGLWTGLRISDLKKIHEFNFTEDKIEILDSVKTGGYIHIPIHSQIKAVLSENNGELPRVISDVKFNLYMKEVCWKRRT, from the coding sequence ATGAAGCAACAAAGAATTACTACAGGGGCTGCAAATCAGGTAGAAGTGGCCTCAATCAATCCAAAGCTTCAGGAGCTGAAGGATTTTTTACTCGTCTCCTATAACGAACACTTTGCCAATGGAGGGGTGTTCAATAAGGACTGGTTGGATAGGATAGTGGCCAAATTCAACAATAGGCCATTCGATGAAAGTGAAAACAAGGAAATTTATTTTGTGCCATTTGTCAGCAACTACATTGAGGAGTCAAAGAACAGACTAAATCCAAATACAGGGAGATTGATTGATCATAAGACCATACAGAAGTACCAGACCACATTGAAACGGCTGGAGGAGTTCCAGAACAAGGAGGGTGTTATATTGAAGCTATGGGATATTGATTTGGAATTTCACACAGCTTTTTTGAAGTTCTTACGGATTGATGGTAACTATAGTAATACTACATGCAATAAGTATATAAGCCAGGTCAAGGGCTTTTGCCGAGAGGCTAAGTCAATGGGCCTCAAAGTTAGTCCTGAAGTAGAACACAGGGACTTCACTGTCCGTAGGGAGAAACCAATTGATGTTTATTTGAATGAAAGGGAAATAGAATCCATTTTCAATGCTGATTTCAAGGGTAATGATAGATTGAACAATGTCCGTCAATTGATGATCATAGGTCTTTGGACAGGATTGAGGATTTCGGACCTGAAAAAAATACATGAGTTCAACTTTACAGAGGACAAGATTGAGATATTAGACTCGGTTAAAACGGGTGGTTATATCCATATTCCAATTCATAGTCAAATCAAGGCTGTTTTATCTGAAAATAATGGAGAGCTTCCCAGGGTGATTTCCGATGTCAAGTTCAACTTGTACATGAAGGAGGTATGCTGGAAACGCCGGACATAG
- a CDS encoding DUF4198 domain-containing protein gives MKKVFFGLLAIVLLCSHDMFLKMDNYFLEPNTQAVIQLFNGTFEKSENVIDRNRMLDVSMVGNGKRIQVDSTQWTEKDSITFLNFKTGEPGTWVAGVSTAARNIALDAKSFNDYLEHDGVVDMLEWRKANNALDQDAVEKYSKHVKTIFQVGEKLSDDWGTALGYPIEFIPQENPYDIHPGHSIKVQLLYKGEPLANQLVIIGSETSGEDNTIEHSHDGGEPHTHASDGTADHDHNSGLQLRTDEAGILEFQITNEGVWHMRTIYMVQSTEEGLTHESNWATLTFAVGSGHSAAHDNDHEDDHHAHEKKGFSSYIFLIVSLIIVAGLFLYFKKKK, from the coding sequence ATGAAGAAAGTTTTTTTTGGCCTTTTGGCCATCGTGCTATTATGTAGTCACGATATGTTCTTAAAAATGGACAATTATTTCCTTGAGCCCAATACACAGGCCGTAATCCAATTGTTTAACGGCACTTTTGAGAAAAGTGAAAATGTGATAGACAGAAACCGCATGCTCGATGTAAGTATGGTAGGCAACGGTAAGCGAATACAAGTGGACTCGACCCAATGGACCGAAAAGGACAGTATTACCTTTTTGAACTTTAAAACCGGTGAGCCCGGCACTTGGGTTGCTGGCGTATCAACAGCGGCCAGGAACATTGCACTTGATGCGAAATCGTTCAACGATTATTTGGAACACGATGGAGTTGTGGACATGCTGGAATGGAGGAAAGCGAACAATGCCCTCGATCAAGATGCCGTTGAAAAGTACTCCAAACACGTAAAGACTATTTTTCAAGTAGGGGAGAAGCTGTCCGATGACTGGGGAACCGCACTTGGGTACCCCATTGAATTTATTCCACAGGAAAACCCCTATGATATTCACCCTGGACATTCGATAAAGGTGCAATTGCTCTATAAAGGCGAGCCCTTGGCGAACCAATTGGTTATTATCGGTTCAGAAACATCTGGAGAAGACAACACAATCGAACACAGCCATGATGGTGGTGAGCCCCACACCCATGCTAGTGATGGAACGGCCGACCATGATCATAATTCAGGATTGCAGCTCCGCACCGACGAAGCGGGTATTTTGGAGTTCCAGATTACCAATGAAGGGGTATGGCACATGAGGACCATTTACATGGTGCAATCTACGGAAGAAGGCCTCACTCACGAGTCCAATTGGGCCACACTTACCTTTGCAGTAGGGTCGGGCCACAGTGCTGCACACGACAATGATCACGAAGACGACCATCATGCACACGAGAAAAAAGGCTTTTCCTCATATATTTTTCTGATCGTTAGTTTGATTATCGTTGCGGGTCTTTTCCTTTACTTTAAAAAGAAAAAATAA
- a CDS encoding HupE/UreJ family protein, translated as MPVRSIGARVCFFATIFFPTVMLAHDVSSGDQQILDNGGLLSYIWVGAKHMLTGYDHLLFLVGVIFFLKGFKDILKFITVFTIGHSITLLGGTYLGVQVNEYLIDAIIALSVLYKGFENLDGFKKLGTKAPNLLLMVFLFGLIHGLGLSTRLQTFDMGQDQFLLKIISFNVGVELGQIAALIPIVLLINAWKGKSSYEAFYKASNVYLVIAGIGLFAYQLYGYFNGH; from the coding sequence ATGCCTGTAAGATCAATAGGGGCCAGAGTATGCTTTTTTGCAACAATATTCTTTCCAACGGTTATGTTGGCCCATGATGTTAGTTCCGGCGACCAACAGATATTGGATAACGGCGGACTGCTGTCCTACATTTGGGTAGGTGCCAAGCACATGCTTACCGGGTATGACCATTTGCTGTTTTTGGTCGGGGTCATTTTTTTTCTGAAAGGATTTAAGGATATTTTAAAGTTTATCACTGTTTTTACCATAGGGCACAGTATTACGCTTTTGGGTGGCACTTATTTAGGAGTTCAGGTCAATGAATACCTGATTGATGCAATTATTGCATTGAGTGTGCTTTATAAAGGTTTTGAAAACTTGGACGGCTTTAAAAAACTCGGAACCAAAGCGCCCAATCTATTGCTGATGGTCTTTTTGTTCGGACTTATCCATGGATTGGGACTATCTACTCGTTTGCAAACCTTTGATATGGGCCAAGATCAATTTTTATTGAAGATCATTAGTTTTAATGTCGGGGTAGAGTTGGGGCAAATAGCGGCATTGATTCCGATTGTCCTTCTTATAAACGCATGGAAGGGTAAATCCAGCTATGAAGCATTTTACAAGGCATCCAACGTTTACTTGGTGATTGCCGGAATAGGTTTGTTTGCCTACCAGTTATATGGCTATTTTAATGGGCATTGA